In the Chloroflexota bacterium genome, one interval contains:
- a CDS encoding TlpA family protein disulfide reductase: MKLPRWAVITIGILPLIALLILFVWGVFFRDSNNATGIATFTSAGEGRVLREEPTSFTITTFDGAQVSLNDLLAKKKVVMVDFWASWCVPCRQEARDLEAVWQRYKDKGVAFLGVAVTDSESEARSFIKQFGSTYPNGPDRKGTIAVSYGFTGIPEKYFIVDYKIVKKLVGPLTEARLSSVLDDLLAK, encoded by the coding sequence GTGAAGCTCCCCCGCTGGGCCGTCATCACCATAGGCATTCTGCCCCTCATCGCCCTCCTCATCCTCTTCGTTTGGGGCGTCTTCTTCCGGGATAGCAACAACGCCACTGGCATCGCCACCTTCACCAGCGCCGGCGAAGGTCGCGTCCTCCGCGAAGAGCCCACGTCTTTCACCATCACCACCTTTGATGGCGCGCAGGTCTCCCTTAACGACCTCCTCGCCAAGAAAAAAGTCGTCATGGTCGACTTCTGGGCCTCCTGGTGCGTCCCCTGTCGCCAAGAAGCCCGCGATCTCGAGGCCGTCTGGCAGCGCTACAAAGATAAAGGCGTTGCCTTCCTCGGCGTCGCCGTCACCGATAGCGAGAGCGAAGCCCGCTCCTTCATCAAGCAGTTCGGCTCAACCTATCCCAACGGCCCGGATAGAAAGGGCACCATCGCCGTCTCCTATGGTTTCACCGGCATCCCCGAAAAATACTTCATCGTGGACTACAAAATCGTCAAGAAGCTCGTCGGCCCGCTCACCGAAGCCCGCCTCTCCTCCGTCCTCGATGACCTCCTAGCCAAATAG